From the genome of Biomphalaria glabrata chromosome 1, xgBioGlab47.1, whole genome shotgun sequence, one region includes:
- the LOC106074050 gene encoding zinc finger protein 608-like isoform X5, with amino-acid sequence MLYSPPSSQQQQQCHQASPCQKRSVAVDACSVGIVTEPECLGPCEPGTSVGLEGIVWKETDNGLLVVNVTWRGKTYVGTLMDATRYAWAPPRPSGCESPVSDFESRTPKGRGKRNCRNANQMNERLPEGRKLRKGRRGTVNSASSNFTAPPSPAKSDISSFSAKRKARPNEVDCEKPKRSRSCSRGVTGAESPTPDGYIVCPEPNCHKKYKHMNGLRYHRTHAHRKNSANEDTRDEDEEDEDEEMKMDKKEKATTVSERAERMKAKERQKIKEQQRCDRDSKDSIDDDIPLKEIANKGNSKADPVPVAGVCKEKQEEESSSSGNIGSSLHSSVSCASSITPKPEPQVVLTKTNVSSQKDCPSPSVSNGTAKKKIPNAPSTPSDVASPQPVSTPTSSVPSLPTSEISAPAAVNIASTTAHGVSLMTTIKSPITSQVFQISPTGNLAGVAIVTQANTMVSLVTAQTLPLMTTATSLSSTCATLANTVTTSILAMSISGDRQNSNKSSSFLPKTVNSARPIVPALSHSHSTSISTASSMQTHNTSLKPIQPKPTIMGDYSTPSPALSDLNSGKHKKSKKKKDSPICPSGSKSHDKLLSSRDNPANDNFSHDDQYKCERSSVLVTSNPSKPYEASSPSLDMSKSVSSPFQPSQDSPKLQRLNSESPMSSGTRLAIPPSTLSLAPVDLKSTINDDVHSPAYSDISDANDSNSPPQEDSPKKDSKKDVQMNGPASHLGSNAGNVQQHFGNIFYYGGPQNFLPHNLSPQMSSPKGIKKENPDDRQAESADKKEASHSMQEEELQQQQKFNYYYPQIQSFINPYNSPALDPHYSLMMQQNPAFRQQYDEYKRIIHHQQQQQQDASNGTEDNLGKQSNVGNPPNRPQGFDFSRKQTFSPNISGTDSTGGGERRHGDERDQALRDKQTENLQILKENIELKSQMGQHQDPYQLYKQQQQQQQQQQNDLRAQMYQKQKLLENNRQDKRKVPPELTSNSRMSPGQSPGQSGSSLSSRLQQDNKPMELLTHDMIKKEVVQPKDHHRSDPVSTDSNRRYDVKEESRPPSSHDKSRPGLSGTPNIPTGGSSTSAPTSSSANSSISMQAQIPSSIPVSLVTSMAQQPIAGAGYSYPYYAPFRPLPLDPTHPMFRPHHHIIGYTAAPNAFIPPSPLGFRVETEKIMSAKCGASPDPENLKVGGGDSATVPAGYSSSTPVHKIHELQEKGLGRPGPGVHSPAPTRSGGSDALTTSRSSSPGHPVDKVKDKQREYSSSPPTQRHVHTHHHTHVVGGFPPLYPPDPYAAMFGHAAAAGIQTASPLSFPPTAPPPPSAPK; translated from the coding sequence GCCCAGTGGTTGTGAATCTCCAGTCAGCGATTTTGAGTCTAGAACCCCAAAAGGTCGAGGCAAACGCAACTGTAGAAATGCCAACCAAATGAACGAGCGTCTCCCCGAGGGCAGAAAGCTAAGGAAAGGTCGTAGGGGGACTGTAAATAGCGCAAGCAGCAATTTCACTGCTCCGCCAAGTCCCGCTAAATCAGATATCAGCTCTTTCAGTGCCAAGAGGAAGGCCAGGCCTAACGAAGTAGACTGCGAGAAGCCTAAAAGGAGCCGCTCCTGTTCCAGGGGCGTGACGGGGGCGGAAAGCCCCACCCCGGATGGGTACATCGTCTGCCCGGAGCCCAATTGTCACAAGAAGTATAAACACATGAACGGGCTCCGGTACCACCGGACGCATGCCCACCGGAAGAACTCTGCCAACGAGGACACTAGAGATGAAGATGAGGAAGATGAAGACGAGGAGATGAAAATGGATAAAAAAGAGAAGGCGACGACAGTGTCTGAGAGAGCCGAGAGGATGAAAGCGAAAGAGAGGCAGAAAATCAAAGAGCAGCAACGGTGTGATCGCGATTCCAAGGATTCTATAGATGATGACATTCCTCTGAAAGAAATAGCTAACAAAGGCAACAGTAAGGCAGATCCTGTCCCGGTTGCTGGCGTCTGTAAAGAGAAGCAGGAAGAAGAGTCTAGCAGTAGTGGAAACATAGGCTCTTCTTTACATAGCTCAGTAAGTTGTGCTTCCAGCATTACTCCCAAGCCTGAACCCCAGGTTGTCTTGACTAAAACCAATGTTTCATCCCAAAAAGACTGTCCGTCTCCCAGCGTGAGCAATGGGACAGCCAAAAAGAAAATTCCGAATGCTCCTAGCACGCCATCTGATGTGGCGTCTCCCCAACCTGTATCAACACCTACTTCTTCCGTGCCTTCCCTGCCAACAAGTGAAATCTCAGCTCCAGCTGCTGTAAATATTGCCAGCACCACGGCTCACGGTGTCTCCCTGATGACCACAATAAAGTCTCCGATCACATCACAGGTGTTTCAAATTTCACCCACCGGCAACCTGGCTGGAGTAGCCATAGTCACACAAGCCAACACAATGGTTAGCCTGGTCACTGCACAGACTTTGCCACTAATGACCACAGCAACCAGCCTGTCCTCCACTTGTGCAACATTGGCCAACACAGTGACTACATCCATTCTAGCTATGTCCATCTCTGGAGACAGGCAGAATTCTAATAAAAGTTCATCATTTCTTCCAAAAACTGTCAATTCAGCCCGACCAATAGTACCAGCATTAAGTCATTCTCATTCTACCAGTATATCAACTGCGTCCTCTATGCAAACCCACAATACGTCACTCAAACCTATTCAGCCAAAACCGACAATCATGGGTGACTATTCAACACCCAGCCCTGCTCTTTCTGACCTCAATAGTGGAAAACACAAAAAATCTAAGAAGAAAAAGGATAGCCCAATTTGTCCTTCGGGCTCCAAATCTCATGACAAGTTACTATCGTCTAGAGACAACCCAGCAAATGATAACTTTTCCCATGATGACCAGTACAAATGCGAGAGGTCATCTGTGTTAGTCACCTCTAATCCGTCCAAACCATATGAAGCTTCCAGCCCTAGCTTGGATATGTCTAAATCTGTCAGTTCTCCATTCCAGCCATCCCAAGACTCACCGAAGCTTCAAAGGTTGAATTCAGAATCCCCCATGTCTAGTGGAACGAGGTTGGCCATCCCACCTTCCACATTGTCATTGGCCCCTGTTGATCTCAAAAGCACAATCAATGATGACGTTCACAGTCCAGCATACTCTGACATCTCTGATGCCAATGACAGTAACTCTCCACCTCAAGAGGACAGCCCGAAAAAAGATTCCAAAAAAGATGTCCAGATGAATGGGCCTGCTTCTCATCTTGGCTCAAATGCTGGCAACGTCCAGCAACATTTTGGCAACATCTTCTATTATGGAGGCCCTCAGAATTTTCTTCCTCACAATTTAAGTCCACAAATGTCATCGCCTAAAGGTATCAAAAAAGAAAACCCTGATGATAGACAGGCAGAGAGCGCTGACAAAAAGGAAGCTTCTCATTCCATGCAGGAAGAGGAACTGCAGCAGCAACAAAAATTTAACTACTATTATCCTCAAATTCAGAGCTTTATAAACCCTTACAACTCTCCGGCCCTTGATCCCCACTACAGTCTAATGATGCAACAGAATCCTGCCTTCAGACAGCAGTATGATGAATATAAACGTATCATCCATCACCAACAGCAGCAACAGCAAGATGCCTCCAATGGCACAGAGGACAACCTTGGGAAGCAGTCAAATGTTGGAAACCCACCCAACAGACCTCAGGGCTTTGACTTTTCTCGGAAACAAACTTTCTCGCCAAACATCAGCGGCACTGATAGTACAGGAGGTGGGGAAAGGAGGCATGGTGACGAGCGAGACCAGGCACTGCGGGATAAGCAGACAGAAAATCTTCAAATCCTGAAGGAAAACATTGAGCTCAAATCCCAGATGGGACAACATCAGGATCCCTATCAACTTTAcaagcagcagcagcagcaacaacaacagcaacagaaTGATCTTAGGGCTCAGATGTACCAAAAACAGAAACTTCTCGAGAACAATCGACAAGACAAACGCAAAGTGCCACCAGAGCTGACTAGTAACAGTCGAATGTCCCCAGGTCAGTCTCCGGGTCAGTCGGGGTCATCTTTATCATCCAGGCTACAACAGGACAATAAGCCTATGGAACTGCTAACGCATGACATGATTAAAAAGGAAGTTGTACAGCCTAAGGACCACCACCGATCTGACCCTGTATCCACAGACAGTAATAGGAGATATGATGTCAAGGAGGAGTCTAGGCCACCCTCATCTCATGACAAATCTCGACCAGGATTGTCTGGCACACCCAACATTCCCACTGGAGGCTCATCAACTTCCGCCCCGACATCTTCATCTGCGAATTCGTCCATATCCATGCAAGCACAGATACCATCTTCCATACCAGTCTCATTGGTGACGTCTATGGCACAGCAGCCTATAGCTGGGGCCGGCTACTCGTATCCTTACTACGCACCATTTCGTCCCTTGCCGCTTGACCCTACACACCCTATGTTTAGACCTCACCACCACATCATTGGCTATACTGCTGCCCCTAACGCTTTTATACCTCCTTCTCCACTCGGCTTTCGTGTTGAAACGGAGAAAATTATGTCCGCGAAATGTGGGGCCTCCCCAGATCCTGAGAACCTCAAAGTGGGGGGCGGAGACTCTGCGACGGTTCCTGCTGGCTACTCCAGCTCAACACCCGTGCACAAAATCCACGAACTTCAGGAGAAAGGTCTAGGGCGGCCCGGTCCTGGAGTACATTCCCCGGCCCCGACTAGATCTGGTGGTTCAGATGCTCTGACTACTTCCAGGTCGTCCTCCCCTGGACATCCAGTAGATAAGGTGAAGGACAAACAGAGGGAGTATTCAAGCTCACCACCGACCCAAAGACACGTGCATACACACCATCACACCCATGTCGTGGGTGGATTTCCACCTCTATATCCACCTGACCCTTATG